A genomic window from Chelonoidis abingdonii isolate Lonesome George chromosome 26, CheloAbing_2.0, whole genome shotgun sequence includes:
- the LOC116828549 gene encoding keratin, type II cytoskeletal 8-like — protein MSVISISKKYRSSSHNFSRQSYAFTGHPRMSPVTYAISSAGGSKFRGARSPLGLGMSGGASIEGSLVAVNFNWSLMSPIETGLDPEIQRMKAQEKEQIKTLNNKFAHFIDKVRKLEQQNQVLKTKWSILQGQKTGPSNMENMFKVHINSLKKQLQDLGQQRVRLESEQGNMQDLLEEFKRKYEEEINARSGRENEFVLLKKDMDEAYTKKQELEVKWQDLTDEIHFLMELYAKELRELQADVEMSNTPVVISVDSSPELDVDSIIAEARVQYEEMAENSREEAENKYRITYEEIQEKAGRHGEELRAAKAELNELSWMIQRIRTEIAVLKEQNAKLEADIVQAEEQGKIAVVDATEKLQKLELALQKAKQDMVVQLQEYQALMNLKLVLDIEIATYRKLLEGEESRLHSSMQDLSFLTTTTGYSSGISTRFPGKFGSL, from the exons ATGTCTGTCATCTCCATCAGTAAGAAGTACAGGAGTTCCTCCCACAATTTTAGCAGACAGTCCTATGCCTTCACTGGCCACCCCAGAATGAGCCCCGTGACTTATGCCATCTCCAGCGCTGGTGGCAGCAAATTCAGAGGAGCCAGGAGCcccttggggctggggatgagtggtGGGGCCAGCATCGAGGGTAGTCTCGTAGCAGTGAATTTCAACTGGAGCCTGATGAGTCCCATCGAGACTGGGCTTGACCCAGAGATCCAGCGCATGAAAGCTCAGGAGAAAGAGCAGATCAAGACTCTCAACAATAAATTTGCCCACTTTATCGACAAG GTTCGCAAGCTGGAGCAGCAGAACCAGGTGTTGAAGACCAAGTGGAGCATCCTGCAGGGCCAGAAAACTGGGCCCAGTAACATGGAAAACATGTTCAAGGTGCACATCAACAGCCTGAAGAAGCAgctgcaggacctggggcaacAGAGGGTTAGGCTGGAATCCGAACAGGGCAACATGCAGGACCTTCTGGAAGAGTTCAAGCGAAA GTACGAAGAAGAAATCAATGCCCGGAGTGGGAGGGAGAACGAATTTGTCCTGCTTAAGAAG GATATGGACGAGGCTTACACCAAGAAGCAGGAACTGGAGGTCAAGTGGCAAGATCTGACCGATGAAATCCACTTCCTGATGGAGCTTTATGCCAAG GAGCTACGCGAACTGCAGGCCGATGTAGAGATGTCCAACACCCCCGTCGTCATATCCGTGGACAGCAGTCCCGAGCTAGATGTGGACAGCATCATTGCGGAGGCCAGAGTGCAGTATGAGGAGATGGCTGAGAACAGCCGAGAGGAAGCAGAGAACAAGTATCGGATCACG TACGAGGAGATCCAGGAGAAAGCGGGCAGGCACGGGGAAGAGCTCCGTGCTGCCAAGGCCGAGCTCAACGAGCTCAGCTGGATGATCCAACGGATCCGGACGGAGATTGCGGTCCTGAAAGAACAG AATGCCAAGCTGGAGGCGGACATTGTCCAGGCTGAGGAGCAAGGCAAGATCGCCGTGGTGGATGCTACAGAGAAGCTGCAGAAGTTGGAGCTAGCCCTGCAGAAAGCCAAGCAGGACATGGTGGTCCAGCTACAGGAGTATCAGGCACTGATGAACCTCAAACTGGTCCTGGATATCGAGATCGCCACCTACAGGAAGCTGCtggaaggagaggagagcag GTTGCATTCCAGTATGCAAGACCTGAGCTTTCTGACCACGACAACCGGCTATTCTA gTGGGATAAGCACAAGATTCCCTGGCAAATTTGGCAGCTTGTAA